Proteins from a single region of Enoplosus armatus isolate fEnoArm2 chromosome 6, fEnoArm2.hap1, whole genome shotgun sequence:
- the appl2 gene encoding DCC-interacting protein 13-beta, which translates to MPAVHHKLLLEEALQDSPQTRSLLSVFEEDAGMLTDYTNQLLQSLQRVFGAQSEMGLATEQLSQQLLEYEKKNFALGKGDEEVITTLQNFAKTVGELNSLHSELANQMADSMVFPLIQFREKDLTEISTLKEIFGIATDEHEAAMVKYSRLPKKKENEKLKSDLVKEVAYTRRKQHQASLQYYCALNALQYRKRVAMLEPMLGYTQAQISFFKKGVELVSKKMDNFLSSVSSMTQNIQAQLDVEAEAMRGSQRELLSVEDTVYMPDKDIEPVNRTLIQKAGYLNIRNKTGLVTTAWDRLYFFTQGGNLMCQPRGAVAGGMVLDLDNSSVMAVECEDRRYCFQITSPSGKTSMILQAESKREYEEWICTVNNISRQIYLTDNPEAVAIRLNQTAIQAVTPITSFEKRPEGSPNPDRAKPGGIHAASGGSQQTGAAPEPEDLIAPGTPIQFDIMLPASEFQDQNRGGGRRTNPFGETDDDCSTESDDSLLQQVFAVRFLGSMAVRCGNNQEVIYEAMRQVLAARAIHNIFRTTESHLMVTSSSLRLIDPQTQVTRISFQLGEVCQFAAHQENGRLMGFVVEGRDWSDGDEEGEPSFSAFVFESNTEGEKICYTISLAKDITEAKKDPEALAQLMKNMPLTNDGKFLLLEPETGDTTNGAGQEDLESEA; encoded by the exons ACTCGCTCCCTGCTCAGTGTGTTTGAGGAAGATGCTGGGATGCTTACAGACTACACCAACCAGCTGCTACAATCGTTGCAGCGGGTGTTTGGAGCCCAG AGTGAGATGGGATTGGCCACAGAGCAGCTCTCACAGCAGCTTCTGGAATATGAGAAGAAA AACTTTGCCCTTGGAAAAGGTGATGAAGAGGTAATCACCACGCTGCAGAACTTTGCCAAAACTGTAGGGGAG CTGAACTCGCTCCACTCTGAGCTAGCCAACCAGATGGCTGACAGCATGGTCTTCCCCTTGATCCAGTTCCGAGAGAAAGACCTCACAG AGATAAGCACACTGAAGGAAATATTTGGGATTGCCACAGATG agcATGAGGCAGCTATGGTCAAATACAGCCGATTGCCCAAGAAGAAGGAGAATGAGAAG CTGAAGTCAGACTTGGTGAAGGAGGTGGCCTACACTAGAAGGAAGCAGCACCAGGCCTCACTCCAGTATTACTGCGCCCTCAACGCCCTGCAGTATCGCAAGAGAGTAGCTATGCTGGAACCTATGCTAGGctacacacaggcacag ATCAGCTTCTTCAAGAAAGGCGTGGAGCTTGTGTCAAAGAAGATGGAcaactttctctcctctgtgtccagCATGACGCAAAA TATCCAGGCCCAGCTGGATGTGGAGGCGGAGGCCATGCGTGGGTCCCAGAGGGAGCttctgtctgtggaggacacTGTCTATATGCCAGATAAGGACATTGAGCCTGTCAATCGCACACTTATCCAGAAGGCTGGCTACCTCAACATTAGGAA TAAAACAGGCCTAGTGACCACAGCCTGGGACCGACTCTACTTCTTCACCCAGGGAGGCAACCTCATGTGTCAGCCACGGGGGGCGGTGGCCGGGGGCATGGTGCTGGACCTGGACAACAGCTCCGTCATGGCTGTGGAGTGCGAGGACAGACGCTACTGCTTCCAGATAACCTCCCCCTCAGGCAAAAC GTCAATGATTCTACAAGCTGAGAGCAAAAGGGAATATGAAGAA TGGATTTGCACCGTGAACAATATCTCCAGACAGATCTACCTGACTGACAACCCAGAG GCTGTGGCTATCCGACTGAACCAAACAGCCATCCAGGCAGTCACCCCCATCACCAGTTTTGAGAAGAGACCAGAAGGCTCACCCAACCCTGACAG AGCGAAGCCAGGAGGTATACATGCTGCCAGTGGCGGTTCCCAGCAGACAGGGGCTGCTCCAGAACCGGAGGACCTGATAGCCCCTGGGACTCCCATTCAGTTTGACATCATGCTGCCGGCCTCTGAGTTTCAGGACCAGAACAGGGGCGGGGGGAG ACGCACAAATCCATTTGGAGAAACGGACGATGACTGTTCAACAGAAAGTGACG ACTCCCTCCTGCAGCAGGTATTCGCCGTGCGCTTCCTGGGCTCAATGGCCGTGCGTTGTGGCAACAATCAGGAGGTGATCTATGAGGCCATGAGGCAGGTGCTGGCTGCCCGAGCCATCCACAACATCTTCAGGACCACAGAGTCTCACCTCATGGTGACCAGCAGTAGCCTCAG GTTGATTGACCCGCAGACTCAAGTTACGAGAATAAGT TTCCAGCTTGGAGAGGTGTGCCAGTTTGCAGCCCACCAAGAGAACGGGAGGCTGATGGGATTCGTGGTTGAGGGCAGAGACTGGAGTGatggagatgaggagggagagccGTCGTTTAGCGCCTTCGTCTTTGAGAGCAACACAGAGGGCGAAAAG ATATGTTACACCATAAGCTTGGCAAAGGACATTACAGAAGCCAAGAAG gaCCCTGAGGCTCTGGCCCAGCTGATGAAGAACATGCCTCTAACAAACGACGGCAAATTCCTGCTGCTGGAGCCTGAGACGGGCGACACGACCAACGGAGCAGGACAAGAAGACCTGGAGTCTGAGGCCTAG